The Eublepharis macularius isolate TG4126 chromosome 8, MPM_Emac_v1.0, whole genome shotgun sequence genome contains a region encoding:
- the TNFAIP8 gene encoding tumor necrosis factor alpha-induced protein 8 isoform X1, producing MNSEADESKEVATDVFNSKGLAIQAQKKILGKMASKSIATALIDDTSSNVLDELYRVTKEYTQNKKEAEKIIKNLIKTVIKLAILYRNNQFNQEEIILMEKFKKKVHQLAKTVVSFHQVDYTFDRIFLSKLLNDCRDLLHQIIQRHLTSKSHGRVNNVFDHFSDCEFLAALYNPFGPYKSHLQKLCDGVNKMLDDGNI from the coding sequence tgGCAACAGATGTCTTCAATTCCAAAGGTTTGGCCATTCAGGCCCAGAAGAAAATTCTTGGCAAAATGGCATCCAAATCAATAGCAACTGCTCTGATAGATGACACTAGCAGTAATGTGTTAGATGAACTCTATAGAGTAACAAAGGAATACACACAAAACAAGAAAGAGgcagagaaaataattaaaaatctcaTCAAAACTGTTATCAAGTTAGCAATCCTTTACAGAAATAATCAGTTCAATCAAGAAGAGATTATTCTTATGGAGAAGTTCAAGAAGAAGGTTCACCAGCTGGCTAAAACGGTGGTTAGCTTCCATCAAGTGGATTATACCTTTGACAGAATTTTTTTGTCAAAACTGTTGAATGACTGTAGAGATCTTCTTCATCAAATCATCCAGCGTCACCTAACTTCTAAATCACATGGACGTGTCAACAACGTCTTTGATCACTTCTCAGATTGTGAATTTCTGGCTGCCTTGTACAATCCATTTGGACCCTACAAGTCTCACTTGCAGAAGCTTTGTGATGGTGTCAACAAAATGCTAGATGATGGAAATATATAA
- the TNFAIP8 gene encoding tumor necrosis factor alpha-induced protein 8 isoform X2, with protein sequence MATDVFNSKGLAIQAQKKILGKMASKSIATALIDDTSSNVLDELYRVTKEYTQNKKEAEKIIKNLIKTVIKLAILYRNNQFNQEEIILMEKFKKKVHQLAKTVVSFHQVDYTFDRIFLSKLLNDCRDLLHQIIQRHLTSKSHGRVNNVFDHFSDCEFLAALYNPFGPYKSHLQKLCDGVNKMLDDGNI encoded by the coding sequence tgGCAACAGATGTCTTCAATTCCAAAGGTTTGGCCATTCAGGCCCAGAAGAAAATTCTTGGCAAAATGGCATCCAAATCAATAGCAACTGCTCTGATAGATGACACTAGCAGTAATGTGTTAGATGAACTCTATAGAGTAACAAAGGAATACACACAAAACAAGAAAGAGgcagagaaaataattaaaaatctcaTCAAAACTGTTATCAAGTTAGCAATCCTTTACAGAAATAATCAGTTCAATCAAGAAGAGATTATTCTTATGGAGAAGTTCAAGAAGAAGGTTCACCAGCTGGCTAAAACGGTGGTTAGCTTCCATCAAGTGGATTATACCTTTGACAGAATTTTTTTGTCAAAACTGTTGAATGACTGTAGAGATCTTCTTCATCAAATCATCCAGCGTCACCTAACTTCTAAATCACATGGACGTGTCAACAACGTCTTTGATCACTTCTCAGATTGTGAATTTCTGGCTGCCTTGTACAATCCATTTGGACCCTACAAGTCTCACTTGCAGAAGCTTTGTGATGGTGTCAACAAAATGCTAGATGATGGAAATATATAA